A window of Kangiella sp. TOML190 genomic DNA:
CTATATTGATTTCGCCGGCGGTATTGCGGTTACGGCATTGGGGCATAACCACCCCGGCATGATAAAAGCACTCAAAGAGCAGGCTGATAAAGTGTGGCATTTGAGCAATGTGTTTACTAATAAACCGGCACTTGAGTTGGCAGAAAAGTTAACGGATGCGACTTTTGCCGATAAAGTATTTTTCTGTAACTCTGGCGGCGAGGCGAATGAGGCTGCTTTCAAACTGGTGCGTAAATATGCTAACGATAATTTCCCTGATCAGGGTAAAAATGAAATTATCGCTTTTAAACAATCTTTCCACGGACGTACCCTGTTTACCGTTTGTGTTGGTGGTCAGCCTAAATATACTCATGGCTTTGAGCCATTACCTGGCGGTATTTCGCATGGTGAATTCAACGATATCGAATCGCTAAAAGATTTAATTTCAGACAGAACTTGTGCGGTGGTGATGGAGCCGGTGCAGGGTGAAGGCGGTATTATTCCGGCCGATCCGGCTTTTGCAAAAGCTGCGCGCGACTTGTGTGATAAACACCAAGCATTATTGGTGTTTGACGAGGTGCAGACGGGGGTTGGAAGAACTGGCCATCTATATGCTTACCAAGGTTTGGGCGTAACCCCTGATATTTTAACGACTGCCAAAGCGATGGGCGGTGGTTTTCCTATTGGCGCCATGTTAACCACCGATAAGATTGCAAAAAGCATGGGTATCGGCACTCATGGCTCAACTTATGGCGGTAATCCGTTGGCTTGTGCGGTTTCTAATGTGGTGATTGATGAAATTAACAAACCTGAGGTGCTTGCTGCGGTAAAAACTAAAGGTGATAAGATTCGCGCGCGCCTGCAAGCGATTGGCAAAAAATACGGTGTTTTTGATTCGGTTCGGGGCGAAGGTTTGTTAATCGGCGCTGTCACTAGCGAAAAATGGCAAGCTAAAGCGCGTGAGTTTTTAGTCTCAGGCTGGGAGCATGGAGTCATGTGCTTAGTGGCTGGCCCCAGTGTGGTGCGTTTTGCGCCAGCGCTTAATATTACCGATGATGAAATAGAGTTAGGCTTAGATCGTTTTGAAAAAGCGGTAGCTGCTATCGTTTAAACAATCTAGCCAGAAGCTTAACAAAAAAGCCCTTACGGTTCGCCATAAGGGCTTTTTTGTTAAAATGTGAAGTTGGTTAGCTAGATTCTATAGCTAACTTGATCTAGGTCAGTTTTGATAGATCTCTTTTTCCTACACTATC
This region includes:
- a CDS encoding aspartate aminotransferase family protein; the encoded protein is MSDSSKEYSRATFDEVMVPNYNPAAIIPEKGEGSKVWDQNGKDYIDFAGGIAVTALGHNHPGMIKALKEQADKVWHLSNVFTNKPALELAEKLTDATFADKVFFCNSGGEANEAAFKLVRKYANDNFPDQGKNEIIAFKQSFHGRTLFTVCVGGQPKYTHGFEPLPGGISHGEFNDIESLKDLISDRTCAVVMEPVQGEGGIIPADPAFAKAARDLCDKHQALLVFDEVQTGVGRTGHLYAYQGLGVTPDILTTAKAMGGGFPIGAMLTTDKIAKSMGIGTHGSTYGGNPLACAVSNVVIDEINKPEVLAAVKTKGDKIRARLQAIGKKYGVFDSVRGEGLLIGAVTSEKWQAKAREFLVSGWEHGVMCLVAGPSVVRFAPALNITDDEIELGLDRFEKAVAAIV